In one window of Gudongella oleilytica DNA:
- a CDS encoding polysaccharide biosynthesis protein, whose translation MNMKTRRIFFLVALDALLISAAFFATVYFRHDTTLHPTYLNQYFGTVLIVTVIKLFIFYLFNFYKSLWEYASIDELIEIALGVTISNAIIFILFTITGNAIPFAMHLQITILEITFIGSSRFFYRSLRRLRNGIEADKTQTRVLIIGAGAAGVMILKELRNHNSLNLKPVAFIDDDPNKIGKVINGIKVIGNRDCIRNSVEKNDIDEIIIALPSAEPSVRREIVRLCKETSVKTRILPGMYELIGGSININQIRDVQIEDLLGRDEIKLDLKDIDEFISEKTVMITGGGGSIGSELARQVARCRPKLIVLIDVYENNLYDIQNELFRKYENIKVVTLIASVRDKRSIRKLIDKYRPEIIFHAAAHKHVPLMESNPSEAVKNNIFGTLNLVQAADEFRVKKFVLISTDKAVNPTNVMGATKRVAEKIIMSYNGLSETEFVAVRFGNVLGSNGSVIPLFKKQIAEGGPVTVTDERVIRYFMTIPEACQLVLQAGSMATGGEIFVLDMGEPIKIIDLAKDLIKLSGFEPYVDIPIKIVGLRPGEKLYEELLIKGPKLTSTKNSKIFIEEPEEHNFYELLVNLEKLKEYLDMEDNMPLKLELTNLVEGYTPFEDSFENHA comes from the coding sequence ATGAATATGAAAACCAGGCGGATATTTTTTCTGGTTGCCTTAGACGCTCTATTGATAAGTGCTGCTTTTTTTGCTACTGTTTATTTTAGACACGATACCACCTTGCATCCTACATACCTTAACCAGTACTTTGGTACAGTTCTTATTGTTACCGTTATCAAGCTGTTTATATTTTACCTATTCAACTTTTACAAAAGCCTTTGGGAATATGCAAGTATTGACGAATTAATAGAAATTGCTTTAGGCGTTACGATATCTAATGCTATTATTTTTATTCTTTTTACAATTACAGGGAATGCGATACCATTCGCTATGCATCTTCAAATTACTATTTTAGAGATAACATTTATTGGGTCCTCAAGATTTTTTTATAGAAGCCTCAGAAGACTTAGAAATGGTATTGAAGCCGACAAGACACAAACCAGAGTTCTTATTATAGGAGCTGGTGCTGCTGGAGTTATGATTCTTAAAGAGTTGAGAAATCATAACAGCCTTAACCTAAAGCCTGTAGCATTTATAGATGACGATCCAAACAAAATAGGTAAAGTGATCAATGGTATAAAGGTAATCGGCAACAGAGATTGTATCAGGAATTCTGTGGAGAAAAATGATATAGATGAAATTATAATTGCACTTCCATCAGCTGAGCCTTCAGTACGAAGAGAGATAGTAAGATTATGCAAGGAAACCTCTGTAAAAACAAGAATATTGCCTGGGATGTATGAGCTTATCGGTGGAAGTATCAACATAAATCAAATAAGGGATGTACAAATAGAGGATTTACTGGGCAGAGATGAGATAAAACTTGATCTGAAGGACATTGATGAGTTTATATCAGAAAAAACTGTTATGATAACAGGCGGTGGGGGATCAATCGGTAGTGAACTGGCAAGACAAGTCGCGAGATGTAGACCAAAGTTGATTGTGCTGATAGATGTTTATGAGAACAACTTATATGATATACAAAATGAACTTTTTAGGAAATATGAAAATATCAAGGTCGTGACATTGATTGCTTCTGTTAGAGATAAAAGATCCATAAGGAAACTAATTGATAAATATAGGCCGGAAATAATTTTTCATGCAGCTGCACATAAGCATGTACCCTTAATGGAATCAAACCCAAGTGAAGCTGTCAAGAATAATATTTTTGGAACTTTAAATTTGGTTCAGGCAGCAGATGAATTCAGAGTAAAGAAGTTCGTACTGATATCGACGGACAAAGCTGTTAATCCCACAAACGTTATGGGTGCAACAAAAAGAGTGGCAGAAAAGATCATTATGTCCTATAATGGATTAAGTGAAACAGAATTTGTTGCTGTTAGGTTTGGAAATGTGTTAGGAAGCAATGGAAGTGTAATACCTCTTTTTAAGAAGCAGATAGCTGAGGGTGGGCCTGTAACCGTCACAGACGAAAGAGTGATAAGGTACTTTATGACCATACCTGAAGCTTGCCAGTTAGTATTGCAGGCAGGATCAATGGCTACCGGCGGAGAGATATTTGTTCTTGATATGGGTGAACCTATTAAAATCATTGACTTGGCAAAGGATCTTATAAAGCTTTCTGGATTTGAACCATACGTTGATATACCCATAAAAATAGTGGGTTTAAGACCTGGGGAGAAGCTATATGAAGAGCTGCTTATAAAAGGTCCAAAACTTACCAGCACAAAGAACAGCAAGATATTTATTGAAGAACCTGAGGAGCATAACTTTTATGAGTTGCTTGTAAATCTTGAAAAATTAAAAGAATACCTCGATATGGAGGATAATATGCCCTTAAAGCTTGAATTGACAAATTTGGTTGAGGGATATACACCTTTTGAGGATTCCTTTGAGAACCATGCTTAA
- a CDS encoding YveK family protein: MEEISLREIFFILRKHVKLIVLLLVLSVAISSVVTFFILDKEYSAFTTLMVGKPKDYINENKIEYNELLLNQKLVSTYGELIKTRIVSEKVISNLGLDLSYNTFRSKVNVSLVKDTEIIGITVTDTDPVLAAEIANETASVFMDTVQEIMKVENVQVIDRAEPSYTPVSPRPILNLAIAGILGLMLGVFLAFLIEMLDNTIKTPEDVEKYLGLPVIGSIPNVED, encoded by the coding sequence TTGGAAGAAATTAGTTTACGGGAGATATTTTTTATCCTTAGGAAGCACGTGAAGCTCATAGTGCTTTTATTAGTGTTGTCGGTGGCAATTAGCTCAGTCGTAACATTTTTCATATTGGATAAAGAATACAGCGCTTTCACAACTCTTATGGTTGGGAAACCAAAGGATTATATTAATGAGAATAAAATTGAGTATAATGAGCTGTTGCTAAATCAAAAACTTGTATCTACTTATGGCGAGCTTATAAAAACAAGGATAGTATCTGAGAAGGTTATCTCGAACTTAGGTTTAGACCTTAGTTACAATACCTTCAGAAGCAAGGTCAATGTAAGTCTTGTCAAAGATACTGAGATAATCGGAATAACTGTTACAGATACTGACCCGGTGCTTGCAGCTGAGATAGCAAATGAAACTGCTTCTGTATTCATGGATACCGTTCAGGAAATAATGAAGGTAGAGAACGTCCAGGTAATAGATAGGGCTGAACCATCATATACACCGGTAAGCCCAAGACCAATATTGAATTTGGCTATCGCTGGTATTCTAGGTTTGATGTTGGGAGTTTTCCTCGCATTTCTTATTGAAATGCTTGATAATACCATTAAGACCCCTGAGGATGTTGAAAAATACCTTGGG